TTAGTTGCAACTGGCATGATGTTGTCTCCAACAGCTCTGAAACTACTATGCAATCCGCTTCGCCGTGCCATTTCGCTCTGGAGCCCATTATTTGCAATCCTATTGCTGGGTGTGTGTATACGAGTACAACGAGATCGTGGTTCCAAAAACACAAAGACCAGCCGGACATTATTGTACTTGTACCTAGTACTATGTTTCTTTGTCCTCTTACCAACAATCAGCAGGCTCCGGTTCCCGTGTATAGTAAAACTAGTTGGCAATGTTCTAGGCAGAAAACTGTTACCTTGGCGTCAAGTTATTCTAAACATGTGTATGCTTGCAGCGATAGTGATGCTGGTATTCACTTTCAGTGACGAGCTACCACTTTCAATCGTATACGACGTTTCTGTTTTACTGTTGCTGTCATTTGGCAACTTCCAGATTCCAGCAGCAACTGTGCGTGTCGTCCTCGCATTGGCAGGTATTCTACATCAAAAGGACGAACCAAAAAAGGAAGTCAAGCCGGATTGCGAGAAAAAAGATGATAATGACAGCAAAAACCTCAAGGCATCTCTAATCATATTCTATGGGATGGTGCTGGGGCAAGGGATACTTTACATTGTGGCCTGCTTGCTGGAGGTATTTTCATTCATCCCTCGGAAATACCTCATCCGCCATGGCGGATTGGGAGGCCAGATGGGAGTGGAAAATGTCAATTTGTACTATGCATATGCCTTTGAGAAATGCATGGAAGGGGCTGTGCTTGCTCCAAAGAAGATCAGCCTTATCACATTTGCCATGGATTCCCTCAACTCAGACTCATCCAGGAAGAAGCTCTATGGGGTTCAGATGCTGCATAAATTACTCAAAATGGAGCAGTTAAGGACCAAAACAATTACAAAACTCACCAATGACACCAAGACAGTAGCCTCATTGTTCGATATGCTGGACTGGACAAGCGATAGGGATTCAGAAATCAGATTATTCGCTGCAAAGGTCACTGCCGAGCTTGCTGGTAGCCTCCGAGTTGTTCAAATCCCTGGGACAACGCAGCTTGTAGCCTCACTTCTGGACACTGATCACCAACAGACAACAAGGGATCATTTTCTGTTCATTGATAGCCAAGTGGGAAGAGAAGACTCACCAATTCAGCAAGATGGCATGGGCCAACAGAACTCCCCAGTACTTAAGTACTTGAAACAGATGGTAATATATTGTTTGATACCGGTGGACGAGCCATCTAACGTGGATGAACAAAACTCTTGTATGGTCAGATGCTGGAAGCAGATCACAAAATGCTGGTCAGTTCCAGAGGAGGAGCCATCCACGGACCAAGATTTCCTCCCAGTACAAGGACTGATTATTCTTGAGAGGCTTGCTAACTTTGATCTTGGAAACTGCATGGAAATCAGCAGAACAGGCCTCATCTCAAAGATGATAGATTTTACAAGCTACAGAAATCATATGATAAGTACTAATGAAGCCCACCAAATAATGCTCGCAAGTTTGTCACTTAGGGTCCTGAGAAGACTTGCAAGTACTGAAGGGAAGTTAGGTGTAACTCTGCGACAACAGATTTTGGAACATACCTTCATATTGAGCAACCTTGCAGAGATCATGGATGACAATGGGAACAGCCATGAACTGAAGCAGCTGGCAGCAGAAATCCTGAAAAACCTTGCCATGGATAGAAACACTAGTGCAGACATTGGGCACATCCGAGTGATCATCAGCAGTTTGATGCGTGCATTTCTCAGCCAAGATCCATCCTCAAGTACAAATTCTAATCACTTGCTATGGAAAAATGCCGGTCAAGCACTGGCAATGCTGGCAATGGAAAGTAGAGATAACTGTTTGGTAATGTTAATGGAACAAGGGTATGTGTTCATTAGACAACTTACAACTATGATGCAGGATGACAGGTTCAAATGTATAGCAGCAAGCCTGTTGTGGAATATGTGCGAGCATGCTCAATCTGAGCTCAGCAACTCAGACCTTAAGGAATTGTCTTACATCTTACGAGAGGTGAGCTACAAATTCTTCTGTCTTTTTTTGATAGACTAGAGATAGAAAAACTGCTAATTTAAGTGTCAATTGCAATACTGGACTACTGGAGGTGGGTAGTGTAATTACTATTTTCATGTACTTGCTATCTATACTTTTCATAAATTGTTAGGGAGAACCGACCTGCAGTTTCCACATTGTTTTTCAAATATTGACAAGCATACACATCTGTGCTCTTAATATTGATAGCATTGTAAGCTCATGTCGTGAAATTGACTAATTTGAACCCAGCAATGTGCAAAAACTATTGTACATTGGACAACTAAGTATACTATCGGAAACATCCCTGGCAACCAAACTAAATAGGAGATGATGTAGCTGAATTTTGTTGAATAATGTTTTAACTAATCATGGTTTTGTTGGCTGACATGTTGTCGCTATATGCACTATACAGGTGCTGGAAGGAATAATGGATGCAGAAGGGGCAGAACTAGAGGTCCTTATTGGCCTTAGTTCACAAATATGTCAAGTCATTCCTGAAGACTTTGCCCGAGAAGTAGAGCATGGTCAAATTAAGGAAAAATTCATAAAGAGGCTTGTCGAAGTGCTTAATGCACATATGAAACCCAGTGTTCATTGTCCCAGAATCAGGAGGGTGATTGTTCAGCATGCCATATACTTGATGGAATTCAATTCTCGCTATGCAAATGATTTCCACAAGTGCTGGATGGTGGAAGCACTATCAATGGTGGAACGTACACCCTCGAGGGCTGAAAACTACAGGTTGCTTTCAGGCGACACAGGACTCATGGAGCACAACACACCACTTACTGCTCTTGTGGCCAGAGCAAAAGAGCTGATGGGTCGTGAATGGGTACGGGGCATCAGCAGTGTCACCTAACAAATATGTTGGTTGTACTAAGGGAATAAAAGTCTGACCGTCAATGAACAGGCTCGATTTCCTCACGAGAATGATATGTGTAATACAGTTAAACTATCACAATGTACACAGTTCGAATATTGTAACAGAAGCATGCATAACTGAGCCTCTCGAGAGCCCAAATGTAGCAGCTCTATCTCTAGGGTGATAGAGTGACCAAGGAGTTCAAAACGTACCTTTGGCTTGTATTGGCAGCAATAGTACAGTTGATGATGCCTATCCATTCAACTTAACAGCCATGAAGGTGAAGCATTTTCTAACTACGTGTTAGCATTGCATTTCCTGACGATAGATTGCAACACTGTGGGCTAGGCATTTAACCAAACAGCTGATGTGCAGCTCCGGCGGGTAGATCTCCGTCGAGCGCATGCAGCCCACTGCTCACGTCCAGAAGATCGACAAGAGATGGGAGGAAGCAACATGCGGGAGGAGGGAAGGCCGGAGCGGCGTACCTTTCACTGTCGGACGGCCATGGATGGGAGcgggctcgtcggcgtcggtcGGCGTCGTGGCGCTCGCGAgcttctcgccgccggtgcGCGCCGTGGGCCGTTGCTGCCGGCCGGGTTCCGGCCCTCTCGCTCTAGCTAggcttctctctctttctcccccaccccaccccatcTCGGGCTCTACAAGTCCAGTGTGATCTCCTGATATAGGAATAAGTGTATTTTACTTCCCTTGTCTTCGCTCTTTTTCGAATCGCATCCCTCGCCTGTAAAACTGGGTATATCTAGTGCAAAATGACTCCCTCGACCTTTGTTTAGGTTGATTGTGGTTGATGTAGCAGTCTAGTCaccaaagaaattaaaaaaatactccctccgttttaaaatgtttgacaccgttgactttttaacacatgtttgactgttcgtcttattcaaaaaaaattatgaaatatgtaaaactatatgtgtacatgaaagtatatttaacaatgaatcaaatgatatgaaaagaataaataattacttaaattttttgaataagatgaatggtcaaacacgtactaaaaagtcaacggtgtcaaatattttgaaatagagggagtatatgtgggggccacatttttcttttcttcctcctccaccactctcctccccaatctctctctcctgcaCCACCCACAAGAAGCTCTAGGGCAAGCGTGTGCTGGTGAAATGTGCTCCATCGGAAGCGCGCCGCTAGAGCCGAAGGAGAATGCCACTGAGCCGCCAGTTGCCGGTCGAGCAAGTCCAAGCAAACCACGTGCGTAATCCAGCCATGGGGAGAGCGGGTACAGTGCATCCGGCAACAAAGAGGTCGCGTATGGCGAATCAGACTGTGGGAAGGTTAGGGGTGGTGGAGGAGGTTTCAACGGCCATGAGATGGTTGGATCTAGCGTGGCGAATCAGATTGTGAGATGATTTGgtgcctcctcgtcctcgtcacACGCTCCAGGtctgcgccgccacctcctctcctccgcctctTTGCTGGATCTACCCTACCCTTCCCCTTACCAACCAGCCAAAGCAGGACGCACCGCCCATGGGCAAAGTGGCCGGCATGACCCTAGATCCGACTGCAATGAGGCCATCAACAGCCATGGGAAGGGCAGAGGATGCTGTGGAGGAGCGCGGTGGTGAAGCAGGAGACTAGTCCAAGCACGCCACGCGTATGATCTGTGTCTCGATCCTCCTTCTTCCACGCCCGTAGACATGAGATGTCATTGTCACCTTACTTATTTCCTGCCGGTGTCGCCTTGTTCCTCTCTCGCTAATCGCTGCCCCTCTTCTTGAGCGTTGGCCTAGAGATCacgaggaagagaggggataggtggagagatagagaagagaggaggctAGAAGAAGAAGATATAGAGTCCCTGTTATGTGGGCCGGCAACGGTCGACATTACGAACAACGATGGAGTATTTGTAGTATTATGGTCTTAAGATATTCTGAAAATTTTGGTTAAAACATACGCACTATATTCTGAAATTTAGTATACGTTGTTCACTTTGTTATTGTCTCGTGATGTGGTCTAGGCATGTGTCTTTGTAAGTAAGAATTCGATACGTCGTACTAGGAAGTAACAATCCAACAATCTCAAGAAGCAACAGTACCAGATAGTCAATCGCATACAAGATAAGTTGGGCTGTTGCGAGATTATTGCCATGAGAAAGGACTGAGGTGCAAGCCTATTTGTTGTCAGAAGTGTATATACTTTCTCCTTTTTAGCTTTTGGCTAATGTACTTAAACTCCCTtctggccgtgtttagtttcccccCTATTCTTagcttttcatcacatcatatcatatcaaaaactttcctacatacataaacttctaactttttttccaaactcttAACtgtcttcaaactttcaacttttttcaggaactaaacacaccctctaTTAATATAATGTCAGTTAAGTCTGATTggcctttttaaaaaaaaaactactcaaCAGTAataatatttctcttttttttttctcgaacacatagaaaattgcatatcattatttcattttttttgaaccTGGTATGTTTGGGCTTTATTATAAAGTTAGCATATCCCAGCCTTTGAAACTTGATATTAAAAAGGTAGCAGTGTAAGTGTGAGTCACACTGTCATTTGTGCTAGAAAAACATTTGATGAATCAAAATTAGGTATACCCTCCTCAGTCCTCACTTAGTCACCTTTAGTGCTTAAGATAAAAAATGTGCGTGTTCTCTCTGTCACTAACTCACTGGAACAGATCCAATGCCTTCTTACTCCCTTTTTGCTTTCAGCATTGGATACCTTATTAATATATTATCATCCAAAACTCCGGCGTGATCATGCCATAACTTTGGCAAAGTTTGCACTTTTGGATTAAATTAAGACGCggacacacacacaaaaacaaagaaaaagaggagCATGAAACCATACTTTCGAGCTTAATTACTGACAGACATAAGAAAGCTGAAGTCTTAAAaagtgctccctccgtcccattttaagtgcagctatGGTTTTTCGCGctcaactttaatcgtccgttttatttgaaattttttttaaaaaaattaaaaacataagtcacgagtaaaatacaattcatattttatcatatcagaaaaaaaactaattataaaaaattaaataagacggacgatcaaagttaagTGTGGAAACTTATGgttacacttaaaatgggacagagggagtataatcgGATGCTTGTCCAGATAACAGGAAGTATTAATTTCTGACAAGTACATGCGGCCTGGTGATATAAGTACATTAGTTGATTCTCCCGCTTGAGTTGGGTCATGTGTGTGTGCCAAGGTATCCAGAATTCGATCAAATCAatcaatggcggtggcggcggacatCACCGGCGGAGAGCACCGCGTCCAAATGCCGgctcaaggcggcggcggccggcggcagaaGCAGCTAGCTGCGCCGGAAAAGCAGCTGAACTGCTTCGTTCACATCCTTGCAGTGATCGAGAGGATGGGCAACGCCCTGGGGACGCTGGCCTTCACCTGGGCAACCGTTGTCCTGCTAGGAGGCTACCCAACCGTGCTCCGTCCTGAGGATGATTTCTGGTTCGCCACCACCATGGTCTTCCTCGAAGCTGCCAGGTACCTATTATGAGTTATGATCAGTTTTCTTCAGTCGTTTTTTCAGCAGGAATATATACCAAAGTTTGATAAGTATTGTGAGTTAGTGTTTACATTGAAGTCTTCCCAAATTTTGGTCGTGTTTTATTGAGAGGAAACCTCCAAAGCTATGAAAGTTTGGTAGGATAGATAGCAATGATAAGGTCTTGTTCACACATCATAGTTTTTTACTTTGCACGAAGacgattcaattttttttgacgcAAAAAGGTAAAGAAACTCTACCTTATTGCCATTATATTAATGGAGGGTTAAAAATACAGCGAATTGaaatgaagagagaaaaaggaattccagcaaaaagaaaaagagagagtgcaaaaaagaaagaaggaacTGGGGTCTggggaggaagaaagaaaggagaGTACAAATTGGAGAAATACAATGTTATAGCACAAATTAGCTGAGCTTGGTCATCCATGTAGTGATGTGGGATTCAATATTTTCACTTTACACCAGAGTTAATATATGCTTCCAATTTGCATCTATGTGGAGAAAAATATTTGGTTTACGGGTTATCATACACTATCCTTTTTACTTACACTGCAGGATGTTTAGCCGCGATAACAGGCTAGATTACCAGTTATTTTTCAGTACTAGAGGAGCTTTTAGACTTCTTGGCTGGAGCGGGTTGCTGACTGTGGCGGTATATTTTTCCGTTGTGCTGGTGATCCTGTCACGCTCTCTCGCTTCCATTGGTGGTAATGTATTGGTGGCTTTACTTGTGGATATGGCGATGCTACTTGCATTGGGTCAGTTGCTGTCTCCAGCAGCTCTAAAACTACTTTGCGATCCGCTACGACATGCTATATCGCTGTGGAGCCCATTACTTGCGATCCTATTGATCGGTCCGTGCATTACTGTGCCAAGCTACGACTTCTATCCCGGACCATTCATTTCGACAAACTCAGAGACCCAATGGATAATGTACCTAGTACTATCTTTGTTTGTCCTCTTAGCGACAATCAGCAGGCTGCGGCTCCCATGCATCAGAAAACTAGCAGACAGTTTTCCCAACACCAAACAGTCAGTTTGGCGTCAAATCATTCTAAACTTGTGCATGCTTGCTGCGATTGTGATGCTGGTATTCATTTTCAGTGAGCTCGGTCCATATGCGATGATCGTGTACCAGCTTTGTGCTCTAGTGGTGGTGTCATTTGGCAACTTCCAGATTCCAGCAGCTGTTGTGCGTGTCGTCCTCGCACTGCTACGCCTTGTACCGCAGAAACCGCATAAATACTTGGTAGATGACAAGAATGGTGAGCATGATAGCGAGAAAAACCTCGAGCCGTCACTAAACATCTTCTACGGGATGGTGCTTGCACAAGGGATTCTCTACATTGTGGCCTGCTTACTGGAGGTATTTTCATTCATCCCTCGGAGATACCTCATCCGCCGTAGCGGATTTGGAGGTCAGATGGGAGTGGAATATGTCAATTTGTACTATGCATATGCCTTTGAGAAATGCATGGGAGGGGCTGTGCTTGCTCCAAAGAAGATCAGCCTCATCACATTTGCCATGGATTCCCTCAACTCAGACTCATCCAGGAATAAGCTCTATGGGGTTCAGATGCTGCACAGATTTCTCAAAAAGGAGCAGCTAAGGACTAAAACAATCACAAAACTCACAAATGCCAAGAAGACGGTAGCTTTGTTGTTCGATATGCTGGGCTGGACAAGTGACGGGGATGAAGAAATCAGATTCTTCGCCGCAAAGGTCACTGCCGAGCTTGCTGGTAGCCTCCGAGTTGTTCAAATCCCTGGGGCAACACAGCTTGTAGCCTCACTTCTGGACACTGATCACCAACAGAGAATAAGGGATCATTTTCTGTTAATTGATAGCCAAGTGGGAAGAGAAGACTCACCAATTCAGCAAGTTGGCATGGCTGAACAGAACTCCCCTGTGCTTAAGTACTTGAAACAGAtggcaatatatttttttattccggtGGATGAGCCATCTAACACGCATCAACGGAACTCACGTTTGCTCAGATGGTGGAAGCAGATCACAAAACGCTGGTCAGTTCCAGAGGAGGAGCCATCCACGGACCAAGATTTCCTCCCCATACAAGGACTGCTAATTCTTCAGAGGCTTGCTAACTTTGATCCTGGAAACTGCATGGAAATCAGCAGAACAACAGGCCTCATCTCAAAGATGATAGATTTTATAAGCTACAGAAATCATATGACAAGTACTAGTGAAGCCCACCAAATAATGCTGGCAAGTTTGTCACTTAGGGTGCTGAGAAGACTTGCAAGTGCTGAAGGGAAGTTAGGTGTAACTCTGCGGCAACAGATTTTGGAACATACCTTCATATTGAGCAATCTTGCAGAGATCATGGATGACAATGGGAGCAGCCATGATTTGAAGCAGTTGGCAGCAGAAATCCTGAAGAACCTTGCCATGGATAGAAACACTAGTGAGGACATCGGGCACATCCGAGTGATCATCAGTAGTTTGATGCGTGAATTTCTCAGCCAAGATCCATCCTCAAGTAGAAACTGTAATCACTTGCTACGGAAAAATGCTGGTCAAGCACTGGCAATTCTGGCAATGGAGAGTACAGATAACTGTTTGGTTATGTTAATGGAACCAGGGTATGTGTTCATTAGAGAACTTACAACTATGATCCATGATAACAGGTACAAATGTACAGCAGCAAGCCTGCTGTGGAATATGTGCGAGCATGCTCAGCCTGAGCTCAGCAACTCAGACCTGAAGGAACTGTCTTACATCTTACGAGAGGTGAGCTGCAAATTCTTCTGTCTTTTTTTGATAGACTAGAGACAAAAACTACTAATTGAAGTATCAAGTGCAATACTGGG
The window above is part of the Oryza sativa Japonica Group chromosome 7, ASM3414082v1 genome. Proteins encoded here:
- the LOC107276134 gene encoding uncharacterized protein, with the protein product MFTRDNRLDYQLFFRSRGAFRLLGWNGLLIVIVYFSAMLMLSSKRGDDSFSVPLPVVIVGMAQLVATGMMLSPTALKLLCNPLRRAISLWSPLFAILLLGVCIRVQRDRGSKNTKTSRTLLYLYLVLCFFVLLPTISRLRFPCIVKLVGNVLGRKLLPWRQVILNMCMLAAIVMLVFTFSDELPLSIVYDVSVLLLLSFGNFQIPAATVRVVLALAGILHQKDEPKKEVKPDCEKKDDNDSKNLKASLIIFYGMVLGQGILYIVACLLEVFSFIPRKYLIRHGGLGGQMGVENVNLYYAYAFEKCMEGAVLAPKKISLITFAMDSLNSDSSRKKLYGVQMLHKLLKMEQLRTKTITKLTNDTKTVASLFDMLDWTSDRDSEIRLFAAKVTAELAGSLRVVQIPGTTQLVASLLDTDHQQTTRDHFLFIDSQVGREDSPIQQDGMGQQNSPVLKYLKQMVIYCLIPVDEPSNVDEQNSCMVRCWKQITKCWSVPEEEPSTDQDFLPVQGLIILERLANFDLGNCMEISRTGLISKMIDFTSYRNHMISTNEAHQIMLASLSLRVLRRLASTEGKLGVTLRQQILEHTFILSNLAEIMDDNGNSHELKQLAAEILKNLAMDRNTSADIGHIRVIISSLMRAFLSQDPSSSTNSNHLLWKNAGQALAMLAMESRDNCLVMLMEQGYVFIRQLTTMMQDDRFKCIAASLLWNMCEHAQSELSNSDLKELSYILREVLEGIMDAEGAELEVLIGLSSQICQVIPEDFAREVEHGQIKEKFIKRLVEVLNAHMKPSVHCPRIRRVIVQHAIYLMEFNSRYANDFHKCWMVEALSMVERTPSRAENYRLLSGDTGLMEHNTPLTALVARAKELMGREWVRGISSVT
- the LOC112936080 gene encoding uncharacterized protein: MAVAADITGGEHRVQMPAQGGGGRRQKQLAAPEKQLNCFVHILAVIERMGNALGTLAFTWATVVLLGGYPTVLRPEDDFWFATTMVFLEAARMFSRDNRLDYQLFFSTRGAFRLLGWSGLLTVAVYFSVVLVILSRSLASIGGNVLVALLVDMAMLLALGQLLSPAALKLLCDPLRHAISLWSPLLAILLIGPCITVPSYDFYPGPFISTNSETQWIMYLVLSLFVLLATISRLRLPCIRKLADSFPNTKQSVWRQIILNLCMLAAIVMLVFIFSELGPYAMIVYQLCALVVVSFGNFQIPAAVVRVVLALLRLVPQKPHKYLVDDKNGEHDSEKNLEPSLNIFYGMVLAQGILYIVACLLEVFSFIPRRYLIRRSGFGGQMGVEYVNLYYAYAFEKCMGGAVLAPKKISLITFAMDSLNSDSSRNKLYGVQMLHRFLKKEQLRTKTITKLTNAKKTVALLFDMLGWTSDGDEEIRFFAAKVTAELAGSLRVVQIPGATQLVASLLDTDHQQRIRDHFLLIDSQVGREDSPIQQVGMAEQNSPVLKYLKQMAIYFFIPVDEPSNTHQRNSRLLRWWKQITKRWSVPEEEPSTDQDFLPIQGLLILQRLANFDPGNCMEISRTTGLISKMIDFISYRNHMTSTSEAHQIMLASLSLRVLRRLASAEGKLGVTLRQQILEHTFILSNLAEIMDDNGSSHDLKQLAAEILKNLAMDRNTSEDIGHIRVIISSLMREFLSQDPSSSRNCNHLLRKNAGQALAILAMESTDNCLVMLMEPGYVFIRELTTMIHDNRYKCTAASLLWNMCEHAQPELSNSDLKELSYILREVLERTMDAEGAELEVFIGLSSQICKVIPEDFAREVEHGQIKEKFVKRLVDVLNAHMRPSAHCPGIRRVIVQHAIYLMEFNSRYANDFHKCWMVETLSMVERTPSRSENYKLFSGDTGLMEHNTPLSALVARAKELMGREWVRGISSSVN